A window of the Chloroflexus sp. Y-396-1 genome harbors these coding sequences:
- a CDS encoding polyprenyl synthetase family protein: MAGYQLPFNQSGPLTISEVHTVPTSSHRSTGELAPQIAGGLAGIFHRADILADLGAIEQRLLECTHSRVAVISAAGVHTVRSGGKRLRAALAVLAARLGQYQLERVIHPAAAAELIHAASLVHDDLVDQANRRRGQITVHARWDNDVALMVGDYFFALAAAEMARSPDPRIITFYAEAVQTICEGELSPVTVAEPFDRALRQYLYKTGAKTAALFEASCKAGMVAGGGSDEQIAALGRYGYDLGMAFQIIDDVLDFIGDERTLGKPAGNDLRQGTITLPLIYATAASSSQRLRDVLTYSPPPDALVADVIQEVIAVGGVAAAQAEAARYIEQAIAHLNIFPTEPARQALIEIAHFVLERSV, translated from the coding sequence ATGGCCGGCTACCAGCTACCGTTCAATCAGTCAGGGCCACTGACCATTTCTGAGGTTCATACAGTACCAACATCGAGTCATCGCAGTACCGGAGAACTTGCTCCGCAAATAGCCGGTGGACTGGCCGGTATCTTCCATCGAGCCGACATCCTGGCCGATCTCGGCGCTATTGAGCAACGGTTGCTTGAATGTACTCATTCGCGTGTCGCGGTAATCAGTGCCGCCGGCGTGCACACGGTTCGTTCTGGCGGGAAACGGCTACGGGCAGCACTTGCCGTTCTGGCTGCACGATTGGGTCAGTATCAACTGGAACGGGTCATTCATCCTGCCGCAGCCGCCGAACTGATCCACGCTGCTTCGCTCGTGCATGATGACCTGGTCGATCAGGCTAACCGTCGCCGTGGGCAGATTACCGTTCACGCCCGTTGGGACAACGACGTAGCCTTGATGGTAGGTGACTACTTTTTCGCTCTGGCTGCGGCTGAAATGGCACGCAGTCCTGATCCACGCATCATTACCTTCTACGCCGAAGCTGTGCAAACCATTTGCGAAGGGGAACTCAGTCCGGTCACAGTTGCGGAGCCATTCGACCGCGCATTGCGCCAGTATCTCTACAAAACCGGCGCCAAAACCGCAGCATTGTTTGAGGCTTCCTGCAAGGCCGGGATGGTAGCCGGTGGCGGCAGTGATGAGCAAATCGCAGCTCTGGGACGCTATGGCTATGATTTGGGAATGGCATTCCAGATCATTGATGACGTTCTCGACTTTATCGGTGACGAACGTACCCTTGGAAAGCCAGCGGGGAACGACCTGCGCCAGGGAACGATTACGTTGCCACTCATCTACGCCACTGCTGCATCCTCCAGTCAACGGTTGCGCGATGTACTGACATACTCACCACCGCCAGACGCATTAGTAGCTGATGTTATTCAGGAGGTGATTGCAGTCGGCGGTGTGGCTGCTGCCCAGGCTGAAGCGGCACGGTATATCGAGCAAGCGATCGCTCATCTCAACATCTTTCCCACAGAACCGGCCCGCCAGGCGTTGATCGAGATCGCGCATTTCGTTCTTGAACGGTCAGTGTAG
- a CDS encoding PAS-domain containing protein, translating into MSYNALQVSVLDGSQHAYERRTMLDVLPLPTAYAPEGGLVQCNRLWLELCDGSEQPTDLTDLIDACAQILAWDEQAIRAARQWVALLSPADPPLQLAAPLRRDQSRHMLVVIRRSETALTAQAMEVTSLLTAQRVAQQQLEVIMSALDSLEEGFLLLDADDRIVFCNRRYRELYSVSADLVTPGRPFAELIRIGAERGQYAEAIGRVDEWVAERLQKHAELAPVEQHLADGRWIRIVERRTPDGGTVGLRIDITELKKAEELRRQLAVREEIIAAQAALLAELSTPLLEVESRVLLAPMVGAFDSSRAATLIESLLQKVQQRQARLVVLDVTGVPVIDTQVAHAILQCAVSLRLLGAQLIITGIRPDVAQTLVALGVDLSTIITRADLRDGIQYALRRIRQEAEKRSER; encoded by the coding sequence TTGAGTTATAATGCACTGCAAGTTTCCGTTCTTGATGGTTCACAACATGCTTACGAGAGACGAACTATGCTAGATGTGCTGCCATTGCCAACCGCCTATGCGCCGGAGGGTGGCCTGGTGCAGTGTAATCGTTTGTGGTTAGAGCTATGCGATGGCTCTGAACAACCGACTGATTTGACCGATCTGATTGATGCCTGCGCACAGATTCTGGCCTGGGATGAGCAAGCGATTAGAGCCGCCCGTCAATGGGTTGCTCTCCTCTCACCCGCTGATCCGCCGCTACAATTAGCAGCACCATTGCGACGTGATCAGTCACGTCATATGCTGGTTGTTATTCGGCGCAGTGAGACGGCACTGACAGCGCAAGCGATGGAGGTTACCAGTCTGCTGACAGCGCAGCGGGTCGCCCAACAGCAGCTTGAAGTCATCATGAGCGCACTCGATAGTCTTGAAGAAGGGTTTCTGCTTCTTGATGCTGACGACCGGATCGTCTTTTGTAATCGGCGCTACCGTGAATTGTACTCAGTCAGCGCCGATCTGGTTACGCCTGGTCGGCCTTTTGCCGAGCTGATTCGGATCGGCGCCGAGCGGGGTCAATACGCGGAAGCCATTGGGCGTGTGGATGAGTGGGTTGCCGAGCGATTGCAGAAACACGCCGAGCTTGCCCCCGTTGAGCAACATCTGGCCGATGGACGCTGGATTCGTATTGTCGAACGACGTACCCCTGATGGCGGTACGGTCGGGTTGCGAATTGACATAACAGAACTTAAGAAAGCAGAAGAGCTACGTCGCCAGTTAGCGGTACGCGAAGAGATCATTGCCGCGCAGGCCGCCTTATTGGCCGAGTTGTCAACGCCACTTCTTGAAGTGGAGTCACGAGTATTGCTGGCGCCAATGGTAGGTGCCTTCGACAGCTCACGGGCAGCGACGCTGATCGAGTCACTTTTGCAGAAGGTACAACAACGCCAGGCCCGGCTTGTCGTGCTCGATGTTACCGGTGTGCCGGTGATCGACACACAGGTTGCGCATGCAATATTGCAATGTGCAGTTTCGTTGCGTCTGCTAGGTGCCCAACTCATTATTACCGGTATTCGACCTGATGTTGCCCAAACGTTAGTCGCGCTTGGCGTCGATCTGAGCACTATCATTACACGTGCTGATTTGCGTGATGGTATTCAGTATGCTCTACGACGAATACGACAGGAGGCAGAGAAGAGGAGTGAGAGGTAA
- a CDS encoding SDR family NAD(P)-dependent oxidoreductase, with translation MTLTGIHALVTGGGRGLGRASALALARAGAMVSVLARSADEVAETVWLIEENGQRALGLTADVRASDQLDRAVSQARDHFGPIRVLVAAAGIGLRAPIQETTEEQWDAVIDTLLKGVFLSAKAVIPQMIEAGGGNIVVIGAPLDRIAVPGFAAYYAAKAGVDGLVRVMAKDLRRFGINVNIVHPGGFADTFMVRTTVPEVRTGLLSPDEIGPAVVELAALPPRSQTGQTIDAHARKLAQN, from the coding sequence ATGACGTTAACCGGAATTCATGCACTGGTCACCGGCGGTGGACGTGGTCTCGGACGTGCAAGCGCACTGGCATTAGCCCGTGCCGGTGCGATGGTCTCAGTTCTGGCCCGTAGTGCCGATGAAGTAGCCGAAACGGTGTGGCTGATCGAAGAGAACGGACAGCGAGCCTTGGGACTAACGGCTGATGTGCGTGCGAGTGACCAACTTGATCGTGCGGTGAGTCAGGCCCGTGATCACTTTGGGCCAATTCGCGTCCTGGTTGCCGCGGCGGGGATTGGATTACGTGCTCCTATTCAGGAAACGACCGAAGAACAGTGGGATGCTGTGATTGATACTCTATTGAAGGGTGTGTTTCTCAGTGCAAAGGCAGTGATCCCGCAGATGATCGAAGCCGGCGGCGGCAATATTGTCGTGATCGGAGCACCGCTCGACCGTATCGCTGTTCCCGGCTTTGCTGCGTATTACGCCGCAAAGGCCGGTGTTGACGGTTTGGTCCGCGTCATGGCCAAAGACCTGCGTCGGTTTGGGATCAACGTCAACATCGTACACCCCGGCGGCTTTGCCGATACCTTCATGGTTCGCACGACTGTACCAGAGGTTCGTACCGGTCTCCTTAGCCCCGATGAGATTGGTCCGGCAGTTGTCGAGCTGGCTGCACTACCGCCACGCAGTCAGACCGGGCAGACGATAGACGCTCATGCCCGAAAATTGGCGCAAAATTAG
- a CDS encoding RNA polymerase sigma factor RpoD/SigA, whose product MRAFPQKHAADSEIEPELSAEATELDAEWDGDVELTPEDLEIENLEQLDDLVEEGDIEPVEDSVQLYLQEIGQVPLLTAEEEVELARQYSRGKEARQRLKAEQFANDRERMRLEMEMARGEEARRRLIQANLRLVVSVAKKYIGSPMAFMDLVQEGNIGLMRAVEKFDYTKGNRFSTYATWWIRQAVTRAIAEQSRLIRLPVHLSESIVHLRRAIYRLEQELEREPTAEELAHALNMSVRKVKRLLRASTQPISLEQPLNSEQEGRVSETLADETVASPIEIAEQKMLHAELTAALNELPERERKILQLRYGLLDGQRRTLEEVGAAFGITRERTRQIEAEALRRLRHPSVGQRLHAYLD is encoded by the coding sequence GTGAGAGCCTTCCCTCAGAAGCACGCAGCCGACAGTGAAATTGAACCGGAATTGTCCGCTGAGGCCACCGAACTCGATGCTGAGTGGGATGGCGATGTCGAACTCACTCCCGAAGACCTCGAGATTGAAAACCTTGAACAGCTCGATGATCTCGTGGAAGAGGGCGATATTGAGCCGGTCGAAGACTCGGTACAGCTTTATCTCCAAGAGATTGGGCAGGTACCGCTGCTTACTGCTGAAGAAGAAGTTGAGCTGGCCCGGCAGTACAGTCGTGGTAAAGAGGCGCGGCAACGTTTGAAAGCTGAACAATTTGCCAACGACCGCGAGCGCATGCGGCTTGAAATGGAGATGGCCCGTGGTGAAGAAGCACGTCGTCGGCTGATCCAGGCCAATTTGCGGCTGGTGGTAAGCGTGGCCAAGAAGTATATCGGCAGCCCAATGGCCTTCATGGATCTCGTCCAAGAGGGCAATATCGGCCTGATGCGTGCGGTCGAGAAGTTTGATTACACGAAAGGTAATCGGTTTAGCACTTACGCTACATGGTGGATCCGCCAGGCGGTCACCAGGGCAATTGCCGAACAGAGTCGACTTATTCGTCTGCCAGTGCACCTGAGCGAGTCGATTGTTCACCTGCGCCGCGCCATCTACCGTCTCGAACAGGAGCTGGAGCGTGAACCAACTGCTGAAGAATTGGCGCATGCCTTGAATATGAGTGTACGCAAAGTAAAGCGCCTGCTTCGGGCTTCAACCCAGCCCATTTCACTGGAACAACCGCTTAACAGCGAGCAAGAAGGCCGGGTCAGCGAAACACTAGCCGATGAAACAGTGGCTTCGCCAATCGAGATTGCCGAGCAGAAAATGCTGCACGCCGAGTTAACGGCCGCGCTCAATGAATTGCCTGAACGTGAACGCAAAATTCTTCAGTTACGTTACGGGTTGCTCGATGGGCAACGACGCACGCTCGAGGAGGTAGGGGCAGCGTTCGGTATTACCCGTGAGCGTACTCGCCAAATCGAGGCTGAGGCATTGCGCCGCCTGCGTCATCCAAGCGTTGGTCAACGCCTGCACGCTTATCTGGATTAG
- the malQ gene encoding 4-alpha-glucanotransferase: protein MDHQRVSGVLLHPSSLPGRGGIGDIGDTAYRFVDWLVMAKQRRWQIMPLGPTSYSDSPYAGLSALAGNPLLISLEQLVRNRWLDEGALDGAPGGDGDWIDYGAIIPWKKIRLEWAFARFLAHADAGQRADFARFCEEQRSWLDTFALFAALKEAYRGEPWNRWDEGLVRRDPAALAEVQQVLADRIRFQQFLQWVFFRQWSALRQYANERGIQIIGDLPIFVAFDSADVWANPELFHLDDSGNPTVVAGVPPDYFSPTGQRWGNPLYRWDRLAERQYDWWVERFRVLFSLVDIVRIDHFRGFAACWEVPAQAETALEGRWSPGPGADLFATVQSQLGALPIIVEDLGLITPDVEALRQQLGFPGMAVLQFAWGGDATSNYLPHNYSRDLVVYTGTHDNDTTVGWWATLDERTRQHVRDYLGARDEHIAWDFIRAVLMSVADTAIIPMQDILGLGSWARLNLPGRAEGNWAWRMRLDQISSDLAYRLGYLTALYGRG, encoded by the coding sequence ATGGATCATCAGCGGGTCAGTGGAGTTTTACTTCATCCATCCTCATTGCCAGGGCGGGGTGGGATTGGTGATATTGGGGATACAGCATACCGGTTTGTCGATTGGCTGGTAATGGCAAAACAGCGACGCTGGCAGATTATGCCACTGGGGCCAACCAGTTATAGCGATTCACCGTATGCCGGTTTATCGGCGCTGGCCGGGAATCCGCTCTTGATTTCGCTCGAACAACTAGTACGCAATAGATGGCTTGATGAAGGAGCACTCGATGGTGCTCCGGGTGGTGATGGTGATTGGATCGATTACGGAGCAATTATTCCGTGGAAGAAGATCCGTCTGGAATGGGCATTTGCCCGATTTCTTGCCCATGCTGATGCCGGGCAGCGGGCCGACTTTGCACGCTTCTGCGAGGAACAGCGGTCATGGTTAGATACGTTTGCGCTCTTTGCCGCTTTGAAAGAGGCCTACCGCGGCGAGCCGTGGAATCGGTGGGATGAAGGGTTGGTGCGGCGTGATCCAGCGGCATTGGCCGAGGTGCAGCAGGTGTTGGCCGACCGTATTCGCTTCCAGCAGTTCTTGCAGTGGGTCTTTTTCCGCCAGTGGTCGGCTTTACGGCAATACGCGAATGAGCGGGGCATTCAGATCATTGGTGATTTACCAATTTTTGTCGCCTTTGATAGCGCTGATGTATGGGCCAATCCTGAGCTATTTCACCTCGATGATAGCGGAAATCCGACGGTTGTTGCCGGAGTGCCGCCAGACTATTTCAGTCCTACCGGTCAGCGTTGGGGGAATCCACTTTATCGCTGGGATCGGTTGGCTGAGCGTCAGTATGACTGGTGGGTCGAGCGTTTCCGCGTCCTTTTTAGCCTGGTCGATATTGTACGGATCGATCATTTTCGTGGTTTTGCCGCCTGCTGGGAAGTACCGGCCCAAGCCGAAACAGCACTTGAGGGGCGCTGGTCGCCTGGCCCTGGTGCAGACCTCTTTGCAACCGTGCAATCACAGTTAGGCGCATTACCGATTATTGTCGAAGATTTAGGTCTGATTACTCCCGATGTCGAGGCATTACGTCAGCAGCTTGGCTTCCCTGGTATGGCAGTGCTTCAGTTTGCCTGGGGAGGCGATGCGACAAGCAACTATCTGCCGCACAACTATAGCCGTGATCTGGTCGTCTATACCGGAACCCACGATAACGATACGACAGTTGGTTGGTGGGCAACCCTCGATGAACGTACCCGGCAGCATGTGCGGGATTACCTGGGAGCACGTGATGAACACATCGCGTGGGATTTTATCCGGGCGGTGCTGATGTCGGTTGCCGACACGGCGATTATTCCAATGCAAGATATTTTGGGGTTGGGTTCGTGGGCACGTCTCAATCTGCCGGGGCGAGCCGAAGGAAATTGGGCGTGGCGAATGCGTCTTGACCAGATCAGTAGTGATCTGGCTTATCGTTTAGGCTATCTGACCGCACTTTATGGGCGAGGGTAA
- a CDS encoding DUF58 domain-containing protein, whose protein sequence is MNTTRPLLVLVLAGASFLAAQSTGQRLFFHLSYILAALPLVALIWTWLNLYGLSIEREHKSLRASVGEYTRERLTIRNRWWLPKLWIEVQDESDLSNHEPGFVAYLGAREITRWTTRTLCTHRGRFRLGPTRIISSDPFGLFRFSRLIAGSGEIIVYPPTDIITGFRLPGTELAGGSSSLVRTYTTTPNVATIRDYQPGDSLNRIHWRSTARQGRLMVKEFDLDPAADIYLILDCNERTVVRMPPARPPTDERQIAPWWQRQPPSRQHPALDSTEEHAVYVAASLARTLLSQNRIVGLLAWSERLEVIPAEREERQLWKMLELLAVLRASGQHSLTELLLAEGQRFGRATTLVIITSDVDPRWVSALQQHIYRGARAVVIFIDPLSYGGWNDPTPLLQHVIGLHIDVYRLQRGDVLEEALRHPLQSAT, encoded by the coding sequence ATGAACACAACCCGACCACTTCTCGTCTTAGTGCTTGCCGGCGCAAGCTTTCTCGCCGCTCAGAGCACTGGCCAACGTCTCTTCTTTCATCTCAGCTACATCCTCGCCGCTCTACCGCTGGTTGCGCTAATATGGACCTGGCTCAATCTGTACGGTCTGAGTATTGAGCGTGAACACAAAAGCCTACGCGCCAGTGTTGGCGAATACACGCGCGAACGATTGACCATTCGTAACCGATGGTGGTTGCCAAAACTATGGATCGAAGTACAGGATGAGTCGGACTTGTCCAACCACGAACCCGGTTTTGTGGCCTATCTAGGTGCTCGCGAGATAACCCGTTGGACGACCCGCACGCTTTGTACCCATCGCGGACGCTTTCGACTCGGGCCAACCCGTATTATCAGCAGCGATCCATTTGGTCTCTTTCGCTTTTCCCGCCTGATCGCTGGCAGTGGCGAAATTATTGTCTACCCGCCAACCGACATCATTACCGGTTTTCGCCTACCCGGTACCGAACTAGCCGGTGGATCATCGAGTCTGGTACGAACATATACCACGACGCCCAATGTGGCAACTATTCGTGATTATCAACCCGGTGATAGCCTGAACCGCATCCACTGGCGCAGCACAGCGCGCCAGGGTCGGCTGATGGTCAAAGAATTTGATCTCGATCCGGCAGCGGACATCTATCTCATCCTTGATTGTAATGAGCGCACGGTCGTGCGTATGCCACCTGCTCGACCACCAACTGATGAACGACAGATCGCCCCCTGGTGGCAACGGCAACCACCTTCGCGCCAGCACCCTGCTCTCGATTCAACCGAAGAACATGCTGTTTACGTAGCTGCTTCTCTTGCTCGCACACTCCTTTCACAAAACCGGATTGTTGGTTTACTGGCCTGGAGCGAACGGCTTGAAGTGATTCCTGCTGAGCGCGAAGAGCGTCAACTCTGGAAGATGCTTGAGTTGTTGGCCGTACTGCGTGCTTCCGGCCAACACTCACTGACCGAGCTTTTACTTGCTGAAGGCCAGCGCTTTGGCCGCGCTACGACCCTGGTCATTATCACATCAGATGTTGATCCACGTTGGGTGAGTGCGCTCCAGCAACATATCTATCGTGGCGCTCGAGCTGTGGTCATCTTCATCGACCCGCTGAGTTATGGCGGCTGGAACGATCCAACCCCCCTTCTCCAACATGTAATCGGATTGCATATCGATGTTTATCGACTACAACGCGGCGACGTGCTGGAGGAAGCGCTGCGCCATCCGCTTCAGTCGGCAACTTGA
- a CDS encoding SdrD B-like domain-containing protein: protein MAQPLVFKRGTAKRFYSGFIVTLILGFLFSVVMSVFAAGTLTVQVYLDSDRDGTFDSGETGISGVLVSVYSAESVIVGLNTTDSNGQVVFPSLPDGNYRIEVSNLGARVVSVPGNDNPGLLSFVTISGGAVTQRIGLRELDGGSVDTGAPVGTRSISVRVWDDSDADGIQDASEPSLSGLPVRLVDSLGNLVSGPVNTDALGRATFNNAPTGAGYRVRILAADIPSGYILTQAFVNDGDPNPTIRDSNAVLVSGNVEATLPSTGRGVNIDSVDIGFTRGAVSGFLWRDNDRDGLWDSGEPRLNGVTVQLVDTSTSTVISTTTTRQRIGSTQPEDGGIFVFPSLPLTTTYQVVIPNSQFASGAPLFGAANSPSVAGGDVGLQDGIPGTNDVTGPVLTVNATTNVYSDQRFGFYKGVVGDFVWLDDDSDSNQDPGEIGVNGVIVFVDADNDGIRDSGELFTVTTNNPNNGQPGYYLFDDLPLGSSYRITLDPDNFKAGGALVGLGNSTGTAATNGNGDFYVYQVSSTLNEASPQNIIIDFGLYQLAQISGQVFFDGANAPADNAASGEPGVGSVTVRLRDGSDAIITTTTTLPDGTFTISNVALGTYRLEFVNPDATNFSFVAADTADNRVASIVSNNGRTALFTVNASNQSIVRSAALIGKSTVNGITFVDQAYDGQRSGDPALANVTVNLTATVALPNLTTTITRSTTTDSSGNYSFGGLPGGTGAVTFTLSFTPPPATPPYQVTQADVGADATDSDGAADLTDQPLGVGTTASRDQGYYQNVTVQARVFEETATINNTF from the coding sequence ATGGCTCAACCACTTGTGTTCAAACGGGGTACCGCTAAGCGTTTCTACTCAGGATTCATCGTTACCCTCATCCTCGGCTTCCTCTTCAGCGTAGTCATGTCGGTTTTTGCGGCGGGAACTTTAACTGTCCAGGTATATCTCGACAGTGATCGCGATGGAACCTTCGACAGTGGTGAAACTGGGATCAGCGGTGTTCTGGTCTCGGTCTATTCTGCTGAAAGCGTGATCGTTGGTCTAAATACAACCGACAGCAACGGGCAAGTGGTCTTCCCCTCATTACCCGACGGCAACTATCGCATTGAAGTAAGTAACCTTGGCGCCCGGGTTGTCTCTGTACCGGGAAACGATAACCCCGGCCTCCTCTCATTTGTGACTATTTCGGGAGGTGCTGTCACCCAACGAATTGGTCTGCGTGAGCTTGACGGTGGTTCGGTAGATACCGGCGCGCCAGTCGGAACCCGCAGTATCTCAGTGCGCGTCTGGGATGACAGCGACGCTGATGGCATTCAGGATGCAAGTGAACCATCATTGAGCGGTCTCCCGGTACGCCTGGTTGATAGTCTGGGCAATCTTGTTTCCGGGCCGGTAAACACTGATGCGCTGGGACGCGCAACCTTTAACAACGCCCCCACCGGCGCCGGCTATCGTGTACGCATTCTGGCGGCTGACATTCCATCAGGCTACATTCTAACCCAAGCCTTTGTGAACGATGGCGATCCAAACCCAACCATTCGCGACTCGAACGCGGTACTGGTGAGTGGAAATGTAGAGGCAACACTGCCTAGTACCGGACGCGGCGTAAACATTGACAGCGTTGATATTGGTTTCACTCGTGGAGCAGTGAGTGGCTTCCTCTGGCGCGACAACGACCGCGATGGGCTGTGGGACAGTGGTGAACCACGATTGAATGGGGTCACTGTTCAGTTGGTAGATACGAGTACCTCTACAGTAATCAGCACCACTACCACGCGCCAGCGGATCGGATCGACCCAACCCGAAGACGGTGGTATCTTTGTGTTCCCCAGTTTGCCGCTGACGACAACTTATCAGGTCGTGATACCCAATAGCCAGTTTGCCAGCGGCGCCCCGCTCTTCGGCGCGGCAAATTCACCGAGTGTTGCCGGTGGTGATGTAGGTTTGCAAGATGGAATACCTGGCACAAATGACGTAACCGGGCCGGTTCTCACCGTGAATGCCACGACGAATGTCTATTCCGACCAACGTTTCGGCTTCTATAAGGGCGTCGTGGGTGACTTCGTCTGGCTTGACGATGATAGTGATAGTAATCAGGACCCCGGCGAAATCGGGGTGAACGGTGTCATTGTCTTTGTAGATGCCGACAATGATGGCATCCGAGACAGCGGCGAACTCTTTACCGTTACTACCAATAATCCAAACAATGGTCAACCTGGCTACTATCTGTTCGATGATCTGCCACTAGGCAGCAGCTACCGCATTACCCTCGATCCGGATAACTTCAAAGCCGGTGGTGCATTGGTCGGTCTGGGCAATTCGACCGGAACTGCGGCTACGAATGGGAATGGTGATTTTTACGTCTATCAAGTTTCGAGCACCTTGAATGAAGCTTCACCACAGAATATTATTATTGACTTTGGCCTGTACCAGCTAGCCCAAATTTCCGGTCAGGTCTTCTTCGACGGCGCGAATGCACCGGCTGATAATGCAGCCAGTGGTGAGCCGGGGGTTGGCAGCGTCACGGTACGGTTGCGAGACGGCAGCGACGCCATCATCACGACGACTACGACCCTCCCCGACGGAACGTTCACCATCTCCAATGTCGCCCTCGGCACGTATCGGCTGGAGTTTGTCAACCCCGATGCAACAAACTTCAGCTTTGTAGCCGCCGATACGGCGGATAACCGCGTTGCCAGCATTGTGAGCAACAACGGTCGCACCGCGCTGTTCACCGTCAACGCCTCGAACCAGAGCATCGTGCGCTCCGCCGCGCTGATCGGGAAGAGTACGGTGAATGGGATCACCTTCGTTGACCAGGCCTATGACGGGCAGCGTAGCGGCGATCCGGCGCTCGCCAACGTGACCGTCAATCTGACCGCGACGGTCGCGCTACCTAATCTGACCACCACCATCACGCGCAGCACCACCACCGACAGTAGCGGCAATTACAGCTTTGGCGGGCTGCCCGGCGGAACAGGGGCAGTTACCTTCACGCTGAGCTTCACCCCACCGCCGGCCACCCCACCGTACCAGGTGACCCAGGCCGATGTGGGAGCGGATGCAACCGATAGCGACGGCGCTGCCGACCTGACCGATCAGCCGCTCGGCGTGGGAACAACTGCCAGCCGCGACCAGGGCTACTACCAGAACGTGACCGTCCAGGCGCGGGTGTTTGAGGAGACCGCTACGATCAACAATACGTTTTGA